The Streptococcus pluranimalium genome contains a region encoding:
- a CDS encoding amino acid ABC transporter ATP-binding protein, producing MALIEYKNVEKYYGDYHALRNINLEIEKGQVVVLLGPSGSGKSTLIRTMNALESIETGSLKVNGHELANASNKDLVQLRKEVGMVFQHFNLYPHKTVLENVTLAPIKVLGMSRKEAEAVAEKYLTYVNMWDRKDSYPGMLSGGQKQRIAIARGLAMNPELLLFDEPTSALDPETIGDVLAVMQNLAAEGMNMVVVTHEMGFAREVADRIIFMADGEILEDTTDVQGFFDHPKEPRAQQFLSKIINHASEKVTAKKKERKAK from the coding sequence ATGGCACTTATCGAATATAAAAATGTTGAAAAATATTACGGTGACTACCATGCTCTTCGTAACATTAACTTAGAGATTGAAAAAGGTCAAGTCGTTGTTCTCTTAGGTCCTTCAGGATCAGGTAAATCAACACTTATCCGTACCATGAATGCTCTTGAATCTATTGAAACAGGTAGCCTAAAAGTAAACGGTCATGAATTGGCCAATGCTAGCAATAAAGACCTCGTGCAACTTCGCAAAGAAGTTGGTATGGTTTTCCAGCACTTTAACCTCTATCCGCATAAAACAGTGTTAGAAAATGTTACTTTGGCACCAATTAAAGTTTTAGGCATGTCTCGCAAAGAAGCTGAGGCCGTTGCTGAAAAATACTTAACCTACGTTAATATGTGGGATCGCAAAGATTCTTATCCAGGAATGCTCTCTGGTGGTCAAAAACAGCGTATCGCGATTGCTCGTGGACTCGCCATGAATCCTGAGCTACTACTCTTTGATGAGCCAACTTCTGCTCTTGACCCAGAAACCATCGGTGATGTTTTGGCTGTTATGCAAAATCTAGCTGCTGAAGGAATGAACATGGTGGTTGTAACTCACGAAATGGGCTTCGCCCGTGAAGTTGCTGATCGTATCATCTTTATGGCTGATGGAGAGATTCTAGAAGATACAACTGATGTTCAAGGTTTCTTCGACCATCCAAAAGAACCACGCGCTCAGCAATTCCTCAGCAAGATTATCAATCACGCTAGTGAAAAAGTCACTGCCAAGAAAAAAGAACGCAAAGCTAAATAG